In the genome of Hevea brasiliensis isolate MT/VB/25A 57/8 chromosome 14, ASM3005281v1, whole genome shotgun sequence, the window TCCTAAACGCAACGTTTTATTTGTGGCAGCTTCGTAATAATTAGAAATTCTAACGGCTTCCCATCACAGGCCAACAACCCTAATACCCCAATATATAAACCTAGCTCACTTCATTCAATTTTCTTTCTTATCTCTCAGTTTCCTCTTAACAATGGCAGCGCCAGCGGCACCAATCGAGTCCGTCCAATGCTTCGGCCGCAAGAAGACCGCTGTGGCCGTCACCTACTGCAAGCGTGGGAGAGGCCTAATCAAGATCAATGGTTGCCCAATCGAGCTGGTTGAGCCCGAGATCCTCCGTTTCAAGGCGTACGAGCCCATCCTCCTCCTTGGACGACATCGTTTTGCGGGAGTCGACATGCGTATTCGCGTCAAGGGCGGTGGGCACACCTCCCAGATCTATGCCATCCGCCAGAGCATAGCTAAAGCTCTCGTCGCCTTCTATCAGAAGTACGTGGACGAGCAGAGCAAAAAGGAGATCAAAGACATTTTGGTCAGGTACGATAGGACTTTGCTTGTAGCTGATCCTAGGCGCTGTGAGCCTAAGAAGTTCGGTGGTCGTGGTGCTCGTGCCAGGTTCCAGAAGAGTTACCGTTGAGTTGGATATTTATGCTCTATGCTTATGTGATTTTGAAGAATGTTTTGAGGTTTATATATTGAGATTTGAGAAGTAGAATGTTAATGGGTTTTTGTTAATgttggtttgtgaaggggtttctcTTCATAGACTAAGTTCTTAATTTTGTTGTCAGGATAATTTAATCTTCATGGCTAGTTGAttataagcatcatattctcatgtGTTGAATGTTTTGCAATATATTGTTTCTACATGTTACTCTTCTTCACAGTGTCGGCAATGCTTCTGTTCTACATGTGGTTTTATGGCTTTTGAGTTTGGTATGTTAGTGGGTTTTGTTTCCATTTTAAAGTGAATtgtgaagttttaaatttaattgttcTCCACTGGAATTTTAGTGCTGCTTATGTGCAGTTGATTCTTTAATGTGTTTAGCTCGAGTAAATGGTTGTATACATTTGGTGGGTTGTTTTTATTATGTTGGGGAGTGTTTGGTTTTTGAGCTATACAAGGATCTGCTTTGGCCATACCTAGTTTTAATATAGTGAACAGGCCATTTCCGCTTTTACAATTTGATTGTTATGGAACTTGCAAATGAGTTTGAGAATTGTTGATTTGGGTTTGTAGTGATGAACCCCATTCTTTTTTTAGTCTGTGGTTTAATGCTATGGGGGTTGAGCTGCAACGTGCACTAGTTTGCATGTCTGTGGATATGGATTGTCGAAGGTAGTGAAATTGGATATGCTGCATGACATTGTGGCGTGTTTTTGTATGATTATTAGAGAATGTTGGAGGTTGGTTTTGGTGGGATGTAGAAGCAGATTGCCATATGATAATCCTTGGAACTGGTAGTGATAGTGTGAGTGCATCATCTAATTTACATTCGTTAAATTTCCTTCTTTTTAATTGCTTCAAGTCTCATCTTGCTGGCTGTTGAATATATTTTGAACCTGGATCTCCCATGTTCAACTCTCCCCTCTCCCCTACAtgtctaataaaaataaaattcttttCTTGCTGTCTGCTGGTGTCAGTTGCTTTTAGGAGTTTTCATGttggagcaatgttgattttccttTTTTGGGGGTGATTTACATTATCTTCAGAGTACTATGGAAATCTTACGGTTGTTTTGTTTTGTTTCGATTCTTTGATGTGTTGATGCTGTATCCCAGATTGCAAATGGCCTGGAATTTTCTCTTCCCAGAACTTTATTAAGTATATTCTGTTAGCCTGTGTATTTTCACAGATTAAGCAAATATATCTGTTATTACTAGGTATCTGAATCTCGTTCCACTACCTACTGAGACCAGAACCAACTAGAGTCGCTGATGCGTGAGAAGTGTGCTTACAAGGACTGAACAAGTTGCCACTGGAATATGTTTAACATGGAACGGAAAAAGAAACGGAAAAAGATGCACATTGTCGGCCGAAGATTATTTAATTCCCTAAGGTGTAATAGAGGATGTTACCTTCAGATAGCTGAAATTCAGATTAATTGATTGTAGTTAGTCTAAACTGAAACCGATCAAATTTTGATGATCGGATTTGACCAAAATTGAGTTAAATCAATCTGGAGTGAGCTAAAACTGAAATCAGAATTAAGAGATCCTTCGATCTGGTCCTGTTCTCCCTGTCCCTGAAACGTTGATCTGATTCCAATTTCAACCCATAACCAAATTGTGGCCAACCCTGTTTTAGAGGCGCCATGGTAATCTTAAATCGCAGGCATTGTGCGCTATCATACAAATCAATATAAACTCCATTTGCTGGTTCCTGGTGTTACACAAATTTAAGGCTTCAACAATTCAAAAGATGTTTCAGGGCATTCAACTACAATGAAATGAATTCATATCTCTGATATTGACAAACGCTAAAACTGCAAAGAAATTAACAAATATAACTAGAAAGGAAAATCCAATGCAGATGCAGCATGCCAATGGAAAGTACCATTTTTAAATCTTTGAGCAATTACATTCTCACTCGTTCAATTAACATAACTGCTCACCAATTAAAATCATAGGTAATTTCATGATCAAAAGCTCCTGGGAGAAATTCCCTTGGTCCATACATCACAATAATAAGACTTGCTACATTCTTTGGCCTCAATTAATAGTGCATATAGACAATGAACATAGTAAGTTCCTCATCTACCTAAAGAACTGTTTAAAGTAAAACTATGGAGTTCATTGTAATCCAATTCTAGTATTGACAGGGCCACAGAGgaagaatttttttttgaaaGGTGTGATACCATCACAATGAATAAATGCCTGACAACTGATGAAGAA includes:
- the LOC110637806 gene encoding 40S ribosomal protein S16, translating into MAAPAAPIESVQCFGRKKTAVAVTYCKRGRGLIKINGCPIELVEPEILRFKAYEPILLLGRHRFAGVDMRIRVKGGGHTSQIYAIRQSIAKALVAFYQKYVDEQSKKEIKDILVRYDRTLLVADPRRCEPKKFGGRGARARFQKSYR